One Microplitis demolitor isolate Queensland-Clemson2020A chromosome 2, iyMicDemo2.1a, whole genome shotgun sequence DNA segment encodes these proteins:
- the LOC128667313 gene encoding GATA zinc finger domain-containing protein 15-like, whose product NNNNNNNNNNNNNNNNNNNNNNNNNNNNNNNNNNNNNNNNNNNNNNNNNNNNNNNNNNNNNNNNNNNNNNNNNNNNNNNNNNNNNNNNN is encoded by the coding sequence aataataataataataataataataataataataataataataataataataataataataataataataataataataataataataataataataataataataataataataataataataataataataataataataataataataataataataataataataataataataataataataataataataataataataataataataataataataataataataataataataataataataataataataataataat